One segment of Methanolinea mesophila DNA contains the following:
- a CDS encoding PKD domain-containing protein, with product MLSRKISGLLIALALFALIGPAAAFALTAEDVHADGIGGTATMNFLLDEAPNGLAGFNITVSLADPDVGEIMSVSYPAWVSQHDNATLPADSAWIKTVDMGSGDYGNIGPGATDIPLGTITLRGDAEGTTGVIVTINQMSDDEGSNMFPTVTPGTFTVIVPPVAEFSANQTSGDAPLIVLFTDESTGDPTSWAWNFGDSETSDEQNPVHTYAAAGNYTVTLTASNSAGNDDETKTDYITANVAVPAPTADFNADQTSGIAPLSVQFTDTSTGSPDTWSWNFGDSATSEEQNPTHIFTDVGTYTVTLTVTNAGGSDTETKTWLIKATTEDGLVPLVAPRHIFINVANPDGVKYDLDGALYSGPADTYYIKADGGGLNELGLSHTNETAVAKSRTNTSQGSGAFYLTNTGGRGYDDDLILCLAVKGPIADDFSVNLRSSGYTWTLPTVVNALPTDPSYNAGGIDLTFHKEDFQYGPQSWKPGPGDLYTPSLPLYVGEDIHDESNEFYLMFIDLGVGNMNPGKAWPAGILPLVDNGAAKVEYTFSNMDTMATFNGYGWTYLANQGQGISWTNSMDPPNYSEFIVTGIVEQVEPPVAAFTANVTSGTIPFAVQFADQSTGNPTSWAWDFGDSGTSDEQDPVHTYTAAGTYTVSLTATNDGGSDTATEPDYITSGSGPSIDTLFNGTVTLASDGTFTVVPYQNLTNTCTVNSTTPLGALNAASQLGSGFTYLVTDKKYYDSGILMLDGVGSYLYNKTGTVTKTWICQVNGVTLDDYTYPATDGLNLKTLQNGDQVDYYYGIKPITPANATAAVKITVRAESAPGDWSLTMRGKVTRTITRADFEDALACLPSGHSVTWTDANGAVWGGIPLWTLVGMVDDIEGGSHYTFNDALAAEGYSVKVKAPDYNTSLSSADIARNDGYIVANTLNGTALPETTDAGKPCWPLMLKGSAVFGGQQVGGMNEIELVGLPEPPAGWTLSMEGDVTDVITQEYFEQAIACHHNVTYTDAAGAVWTGVPLWDLVGSVDDIETTNHWTFNDTRATDGYTVRVIAGDGYNRTFASADVSHNNGFIVANTLNGTALTGTSAPLKIVGPATTSGGQRVGNIATIRLEGLPSYPAGEYNLTLKGKIGDVINQPELETWIAQYGVDYTDPNGAEYHGIPLWMLMGWVDDRIPTGASGFNDLAAAAGYKVIVKAGDGYSKEFTSGAIGKDDRFIVANTLNGTALPQDGSHPPWPLRLVGGGATGSNSVGNIAEIELTDFQTPVEAPPLHIVKYAADGVTVVNETTVTREWMEQNLAVVGDGTTVYRFEAITSNTSNIWDPEETYPGGYKIANAVKGSRVRDLCELVGGMGSGTDIKFIASDGYETTLPYSSIYTDPAVQERQGDAILAWYADGNYVPAYVDGMRLFFTPGGDHVYGQWDMHETLPSTYWHYYYDQGTQFPSCAGLSAKLITTINIYSEPSADWTLVLDGTRVGGLNYTVSKNYFEQALACQFGSNHSATYTDSSGRIWEGMPLWFLCGFVDDADQHSSNSYNDTLALAGYNITVSDSTGYSATFDSRYTIRTTNYLMANTLNGSLIAETDSSWPLRLVGANVTGSKSVRNVASVVLSPIAAEVPTGPTISVVPASNSTAVDGVAEYRIIINTLPEGLSGYDLVVSLGNTSVADIVGVSYPAWGSMSNTGTLPGDSVRISCVDVDRLVQDGAANQVLATVSIAGTVPGTSEILLSEVHMDDDDGAVMTPDLVNGQVSTFSELAAGFSANTTSGTVSPLGPFTVAFTDESTGSPLPTSFAWTFGDGNTSSDENPVTRYFQPGLYTVSLTVSNAYTSDALTVPDYIAVTRYVKPFPGYANPPLDPDTDYFFEDINGNGRLDYDDVVVFYQNMQWIRDQADVGILPYDFNGNGRIDYDDVVLLYWEVLESP from the coding sequence ATGCTTTCGAGAAAAATTTCCGGATTACTGATCGCGCTCGCACTCTTTGCGCTGATCGGCCCGGCCGCGGCATTCGCCCTCACCGCTGAGGACGTGCATGCAGACGGCATCGGGGGTACCGCCACCATGAACTTCCTCCTCGACGAGGCCCCGAACGGTCTCGCAGGGTTCAACATCACTGTTTCCCTCGCCGATCCCGATGTTGGCGAAATAATGAGCGTGAGTTACCCGGCCTGGGTATCCCAGCACGACAACGCAACGCTCCCGGCGGACAGCGCCTGGATCAAGACCGTCGATATGGGCTCGGGGGATTACGGGAACATCGGACCCGGTGCGACCGACATTCCCCTTGGGACCATCACCCTCCGGGGGGACGCCGAGGGGACCACCGGCGTGATCGTCACCATCAACCAGATGAGCGATGACGAGGGGTCGAACATGTTCCCCACCGTAACTCCCGGCACATTCACCGTTATCGTCCCGCCCGTCGCGGAATTTTCCGCGAACCAGACCAGCGGGGATGCGCCTCTAATCGTGCTCTTCACTGACGAATCCACCGGCGATCCCACCTCGTGGGCATGGAATTTCGGCGATTCGGAGACCTCTGACGAGCAGAACCCCGTTCATACCTACGCTGCGGCCGGGAACTATACGGTAACCCTTACGGCCAGCAACTCGGCGGGGAACGACGACGAAACAAAGACCGACTATATCACCGCAAATGTGGCAGTCCCTGCCCCGACAGCGGATTTCAACGCGGATCAGACCTCGGGCATCGCACCGCTCTCCGTGCAGTTTACCGATACTTCGACCGGTTCGCCCGACACCTGGTCCTGGAATTTCGGTGACTCGGCTACCTCGGAAGAACAGAACCCCACCCATATATTCACGGATGTCGGGACCTACACGGTTACCTTGACCGTGACGAACGCAGGGGGAAGCGACACCGAGACGAAGACCTGGCTGATAAAGGCTACCACCGAAGACGGCCTCGTCCCGCTCGTGGCCCCGCGGCATATTTTCATCAATGTGGCGAATCCCGACGGGGTGAAGTACGACCTCGACGGAGCGCTCTACAGCGGACCGGCGGATACCTATTACATCAAGGCCGATGGCGGGGGGCTCAACGAGCTGGGACTCTCGCACACCAACGAGACCGCAGTCGCGAAAAGCCGGACGAACACCTCGCAGGGCTCGGGGGCATTCTACCTCACCAATACGGGAGGAAGAGGCTACGATGACGACCTCATCCTGTGCCTCGCGGTAAAAGGACCGATTGCCGATGACTTCAGCGTCAATCTCCGGTCGAGCGGGTACACCTGGACGCTTCCCACCGTGGTGAACGCCCTCCCCACCGATCCCTCGTACAATGCGGGGGGTATCGACCTCACTTTCCATAAAGAAGACTTCCAGTACGGGCCCCAGTCCTGGAAACCGGGCCCGGGAGACCTGTATACCCCCTCGCTCCCGTTATACGTGGGCGAGGACATCCACGACGAATCGAACGAGTTCTACCTGATGTTCATCGATCTCGGGGTAGGGAACATGAACCCGGGGAAAGCGTGGCCCGCGGGAATCCTCCCTCTGGTGGATAACGGCGCCGCGAAGGTGGAGTACACCTTCAGCAACATGGACACTATGGCGACGTTCAACGGCTATGGGTGGACCTACCTCGCGAACCAGGGCCAGGGGATCTCCTGGACGAACAGCATGGACCCCCCGAACTATAGCGAGTTCATCGTGACCGGTATCGTGGAGCAGGTGGAACCCCCTGTGGCAGCCTTCACGGCAAACGTCACTTCGGGGACCATTCCGTTCGCCGTGCAGTTCGCGGACCAGTCGACCGGGAATCCGACCTCCTGGGCCTGGGACTTCGGTGACTCCGGTACATCCGACGAGCAGGACCCCGTGCACACCTACACCGCTGCCGGCACGTACACTGTCTCCCTGACCGCAACGAACGACGGAGGATCGGACACGGCAACCGAGCCGGATTACATCACCTCGGGTTCAGGCCCGTCCATCGACACCCTCTTCAACGGTACCGTGACCCTGGCATCAGACGGCACGTTCACGGTGGTACCATATCAAAACCTTACCAACACCTGTACGGTGAACAGCACCACTCCCCTCGGGGCACTCAATGCTGCGTCGCAGCTCGGTTCGGGATTCACCTACCTGGTGACCGATAAGAAATACTACGATTCCGGCATCCTGATGCTCGACGGCGTGGGGAGTTATCTCTATAACAAGACAGGAACGGTCACGAAGACCTGGATCTGCCAGGTCAACGGGGTGACCCTCGACGACTACACCTACCCGGCAACAGACGGGCTGAACCTGAAGACACTCCAGAACGGGGACCAGGTCGATTACTACTACGGGATCAAACCGATCACCCCGGCGAACGCGACCGCTGCGGTGAAGATCACGGTCCGGGCCGAGAGCGCCCCCGGAGACTGGTCGCTCACCATGCGGGGGAAGGTCACCCGGACCATCACCAGGGCAGACTTCGAGGATGCGCTCGCGTGCCTCCCGTCGGGACACAGCGTGACCTGGACGGATGCAAACGGGGCCGTCTGGGGCGGCATACCGCTCTGGACCCTGGTGGGAATGGTCGATGACATCGAGGGCGGAAGCCACTATACCTTCAACGACGCCCTCGCCGCGGAAGGCTACTCGGTGAAGGTCAAGGCGCCCGATTACAACACCAGCCTTTCCAGCGCCGATATCGCGAGAAACGACGGATATATAGTCGCAAACACCCTCAACGGGACCGCCCTGCCGGAGACCACCGATGCCGGGAAGCCCTGCTGGCCGCTCATGCTGAAGGGATCGGCGGTCTTTGGCGGGCAGCAGGTCGGCGGCATGAACGAGATCGAGCTCGTCGGGCTGCCCGAACCGCCCGCAGGGTGGACGCTTTCCATGGAGGGTGACGTCACCGATGTCATTACCCAGGAGTATTTCGAGCAGGCGATCGCCTGCCACCATAACGTCACCTACACCGACGCTGCCGGAGCGGTATGGACCGGTGTCCCGCTCTGGGACCTTGTGGGGAGCGTGGACGACATTGAGACCACGAACCACTGGACATTCAACGACACCAGGGCGACGGACGGCTACACCGTCAGGGTCATCGCCGGCGACGGGTACAACCGTACCTTCGCGAGCGCCGACGTCAGCCACAACAACGGATTCATCGTGGCGAATACCCTCAACGGCACCGCTCTTACCGGCACCTCCGCACCCCTGAAGATCGTGGGACCTGCGACCACCTCAGGCGGACAGCGGGTAGGGAACATCGCGACCATCCGGTTGGAGGGACTGCCTTCCTATCCTGCGGGAGAGTACAACCTCACCCTGAAGGGGAAGATCGGCGACGTCATCAACCAGCCCGAGCTCGAAACATGGATCGCCCAGTATGGCGTGGACTACACTGACCCGAACGGGGCCGAGTACCACGGGATCCCCCTTTGGATGCTCATGGGATGGGTCGACGACCGTATCCCCACCGGTGCGTCCGGGTTCAATGACCTTGCCGCTGCGGCCGGCTACAAGGTGATTGTCAAGGCCGGAGACGGTTATTCGAAGGAATTCACCAGCGGTGCGATCGGCAAGGACGACCGGTTCATCGTTGCGAACACCCTGAACGGCACTGCGCTGCCCCAGGACGGCTCGCACCCGCCGTGGCCCCTTCGCCTGGTCGGAGGGGGAGCGACCGGGTCGAACAGCGTAGGGAACATCGCCGAGATCGAACTCACCGATTTCCAGACCCCGGTTGAGGCTCCCCCGCTCCATATCGTCAAATATGCGGCCGACGGGGTCACCGTCGTGAACGAGACCACCGTCACCCGGGAATGGATGGAACAGAACCTCGCGGTGGTCGGAGACGGTACGACCGTCTACCGGTTCGAGGCCATCACCAGCAATACCTCGAATATCTGGGATCCCGAGGAGACGTATCCCGGCGGGTACAAGATTGCGAACGCCGTGAAAGGCAGCCGTGTCCGGGATCTCTGCGAGCTGGTCGGCGGAATGGGCTCCGGCACCGATATCAAGTTCATCGCGAGCGACGGGTACGAGACCACGCTCCCCTACTCGTCGATCTACACCGACCCCGCCGTCCAGGAACGCCAGGGAGACGCCATACTGGCCTGGTATGCGGACGGTAACTACGTACCGGCATACGTGGACGGGATGCGGCTCTTCTTCACGCCCGGCGGCGACCACGTCTACGGGCAGTGGGACATGCACGAGACGCTCCCCTCTACCTACTGGCACTATTATTACGACCAGGGGACGCAGTTCCCGTCATGTGCCGGGCTCTCGGCCAAGCTGATCACCACCATCAACATCTACTCGGAGCCTTCCGCCGACTGGACCCTCGTGCTCGACGGGACCCGGGTCGGAGGGCTCAACTACACCGTGAGTAAGAACTACTTCGAACAGGCCCTCGCCTGCCAGTTCGGTTCGAACCACTCCGCAACATACACCGACAGCAGCGGTCGCATCTGGGAAGGGATGCCGCTCTGGTTCCTGTGCGGGTTCGTGGACGATGCCGATCAGCACTCGAGCAACTCCTATAACGACACGCTCGCGCTCGCGGGCTACAACATCACGGTATCTGACAGCACCGGGTACTCCGCGACTTTCGACAGCAGGTACACCATCAGGACTACGAATTACCTCATGGCCAACACCCTGAACGGGTCCCTGATAGCGGAGACCGACTCCAGCTGGCCGCTCCGGCTGGTCGGCGCAAACGTCACCGGGTCGAAATCGGTGAGGAACGTGGCCTCCGTGGTGCTGTCCCCGATTGCGGCGGAAGTACCCACGGGCCCGACGATATCGGTGGTCCCGGCGTCAAACAGCACCGCTGTTGACGGCGTCGCAGAGTACCGGATAATCATCAACACCCTCCCTGAGGGCCTGTCCGGGTACGACCTGGTCGTCTCGCTGGGGAACACCAGCGTCGCGGATATCGTCGGGGTGAGTTATCCGGCCTGGGGATCCATGAGTAACACCGGGACGCTCCCCGGAGATTCGGTGAGGATAAGTTGTGTCGATGTCGACCGGCTAGTCCAGGACGGCGCCGCGAACCAGGTGCTGGCAACCGTTTCGATCGCGGGGACGGTCCCTGGCACGAGCGAAATCCTGCTGAGCGAGGTCCACATGGACGATGATGACGGGGCAGTGATGACGCCGGACCTCGTGAACGGGCAGGTAAGTACCTTCAGCGAGCTCGCTGCCGGGTTCTCGGCGAACACCACCTCCGGGACAGTTTCGCCGCTCGGGCCTTTCACCGTCGCATTCACCGACGAATCGACCGGAAGCCCGCTGCCTACCTCCTTCGCCTGGACCTTCGGTGACGGGAACACCTCGTCCGATGAGAACCCGGTCACCCGCTACTTCCAGCCGGGCCTGTATACGGTAAGCCTCACCGTCTCCAACGCGTATACCTCCGACGCACTGACCGTGCCCGATTACATCGCGGTCACCCGGTACGTGAAGCCCTTCCCGGGATACGCCAACCCGCCGCTCGACCCGGACACGGACTACTTCTTCGAGGACATCAACGGGAACGGAAGGCTCGACTACGATGACGTGGTCGTCTTCTACCAGAACATGCAGTGGATCCGGGACCAGGCCGACGTAGGGATCCTGCCCTATGACTTCAACGGGAACGGGAGGATCGATTACGACGACGTGGTCCTCCTGTACTGGGAAGTCCTGGAGAGCCCGTAA
- a CDS encoding ABC transporter ATP-binding protein, translated as MPLLPNLRRLMVIYKGNWRWIVLSQVFVLLGALFMLLIPVQVASLLNDGVLAGNVEKVIDSALNMILFALLAGAFSLANLYVAARVGEGTAHYLRKQVYEKVQTFSFGNLDRYPVGELLVRLTNDIYQINMAANYATRYVLYAPFMILVALVFVYAGSPDLVWIFVLVIVVTAILFSAISMILQKQFRNRQQNLDKVNNVLQEDFAGVRVVKAFVRQDYENARFAEVNEQFRKASVSPLHTNAFMLPSIFLILGVSNALVIWFGGLEVIAGTIDVGQIVAFTQYFFFILAQLWILSFVLPQIIAAEASAGRLALLVDTPPAVLDAPGAQDLDPAGVKGKISFEDVSFSYDGPGGKESVKNISFVAEPGQTVAFLGATGSGKSTIVNLIPRFYDVTRGRITIDGVDVREVSQDSLRRVVDIALQEAVLFSGSIHENIAFGDPDLPFDRVVEAAKVADADGFVSAIPEDYESRVARRGANFSGGQRQRLSIARAVAPRPRVLILDDSTSAVDVATEARIQGAMNTMLAGTTTFIVAQRISTVLLADTILLLDQGEIVDRGSHRELMEKSPLYREIFESQLGGISREEIS; from the coding sequence ATGCCTCTCCTGCCGAACCTCAGGCGGCTCATGGTGATTTACAAGGGGAACTGGCGGTGGATCGTCCTTTCCCAGGTCTTTGTGCTCCTCGGGGCCCTGTTCATGCTCCTCATCCCGGTACAGGTGGCATCGCTGTTAAACGACGGCGTCCTTGCCGGAAACGTCGAGAAGGTGATCGACAGCGCCCTCAACATGATATTGTTCGCCCTCCTCGCGGGGGCGTTCTCACTCGCAAACCTCTACGTTGCGGCACGGGTGGGAGAAGGAACCGCACATTACCTGAGAAAACAGGTATATGAGAAGGTCCAGACCTTCTCGTTCGGAAACCTCGACCGGTATCCGGTGGGAGAACTCCTGGTCCGGTTGACCAACGACATCTACCAGATCAACATGGCGGCGAACTACGCCACCCGGTACGTGCTCTATGCCCCGTTCATGATCCTGGTGGCCCTGGTATTCGTATACGCCGGCAGCCCCGACCTGGTCTGGATATTCGTCCTGGTGATCGTGGTCACCGCGATCCTCTTCTCCGCCATCTCCATGATTCTCCAGAAACAGTTCAGGAACCGTCAGCAGAACCTGGACAAGGTCAATAACGTCCTTCAGGAGGACTTCGCGGGCGTAAGGGTGGTAAAAGCGTTTGTCCGGCAGGACTACGAGAACGCGAGGTTCGCAGAGGTCAACGAGCAGTTCCGGAAGGCATCCGTCTCCCCCCTGCACACCAACGCGTTCATGCTCCCCTCCATATTCCTTATCCTCGGGGTCTCCAACGCACTGGTGATCTGGTTCGGGGGGCTCGAGGTCATCGCCGGGACCATAGACGTCGGCCAGATCGTGGCCTTTACCCAGTATTTCTTCTTCATCCTCGCCCAGCTGTGGATCCTTTCGTTCGTGCTCCCCCAGATCATCGCCGCGGAAGCCTCTGCGGGACGTCTGGCGTTGCTCGTCGACACGCCTCCTGCGGTCCTCGACGCCCCGGGTGCACAAGACCTGGACCCCGCAGGGGTGAAGGGGAAGATCTCCTTCGAAGACGTATCGTTCTCCTACGACGGGCCCGGAGGGAAGGAATCGGTGAAGAACATCTCCTTCGTGGCGGAGCCCGGCCAGACGGTGGCGTTCCTCGGCGCGACCGGCTCCGGGAAGTCCACCATCGTGAACCTGATCCCCCGGTTCTACGACGTGACCCGGGGAAGGATCACCATCGACGGGGTCGACGTGCGGGAGGTCTCGCAGGACAGCCTCCGCAGGGTCGTGGACATTGCGTTGCAGGAAGCGGTCCTCTTCTCGGGGTCCATCCACGAGAACATCGCGTTCGGAGACCCCGACCTGCCCTTCGACCGGGTGGTGGAGGCTGCGAAGGTGGCGGACGCAGACGGTTTCGTCTCGGCGATCCCCGAAGACTACGAGTCCAGGGTGGCCCGCAGGGGGGCGAACTTCTCCGGCGGGCAGCGGCAGCGGCTCTCCATCGCCCGGGCGGTCGCTCCCCGCCCCCGGGTCCTGATCCTCGACGACAGCACCAGCGCGGTGGACGTGGCGACCGAGGCCCGCATCCAGGGTGCGATGAACACGATGCTTGCGGGGACCACCACGTTCATCGTGGCCCAGCGGATCAGCACCGTGCTCCTCGCGGATACTATCCTCCTCCTCGACCAGGGAGAGATCGTCGACCGGGGCAGCCACAGGGAACTGATGGAGAAGAGCCCCCTCTACCGGGAGATCTTCGAGTCGCAGCTCGGGGGCATCTCGAGGGAGGAGATCTCATGA
- a CDS encoding ABC transporter ATP-binding protein: MSPSVSALEKPTRKPGAGAMKSLVRAMKYLGLRKGRLVVVLLLFAVGTVSFIFLSILLGIAVNALSGTVDPARLYNAVMAMVVLSVVAFVTYYLGYWLLAGVTQDALFRLRQDLFEHMQTLSLRFYDRQPIGELMSRVTNDIDVITAFYQQPLGTLLMGIFMLITTLVAMFLIHPGLALVASIAIPMLMGLVWLLARVAGPAFALLQERLADLNGLMEETIAGERTIIAFRQQDPMAERQGMVSEEAREVGTKAQVLSLVINPLTVLVTNLDVGIVALVGSVMIINGTLTVGVLTTFLSLTLLFVLPMVTIFANYNFILSAGVSARRIFAIMDEQADVVDRPGAVPIPAVDGHVVFSDVDFSYVPGRQVLKKNTFEALPGQMIGLCGPTGAGKSTIINILTRYYDIDSGKIEIDGQDLYGVTQDSLRKQIGVVLQEPFLFSDTVMANLRYGREAATDEECIATAKEANCDEFITRLPQGYETVLTDGGSNLSQGQRQLLTIARAMLANPRILILDEATSNVDTRTEKNIQDALRKLQEGRTSFVIAHRLSTIKNAHQILVINNGEIVERGTHESMMASKGFYYDLYMSQFKGRIADILPGGSGGGKEEKR; the protein is encoded by the coding sequence ATGAGCCCCTCCGTGAGCGCCCTGGAAAAACCGACCCGGAAACCGGGTGCGGGGGCGATGAAATCCCTGGTCCGGGCGATGAAGTACCTGGGTCTCCGGAAGGGACGTCTCGTGGTGGTACTGCTGCTCTTCGCGGTCGGCACGGTCTCCTTCATCTTCCTCTCCATCCTGCTGGGTATCGCGGTCAACGCCCTCTCCGGCACAGTGGATCCCGCAAGGCTTTACAATGCGGTGATGGCGATGGTGGTGCTCTCCGTCGTCGCCTTTGTCACCTACTACCTTGGATATTGGCTCCTTGCCGGCGTGACCCAGGACGCCCTCTTCAGGCTCCGGCAGGACCTCTTCGAGCACATGCAGACCCTCTCGCTGCGGTTCTACGACCGACAGCCGATCGGGGAGCTGATGAGCCGGGTGACGAACGACATCGACGTGATCACTGCGTTCTACCAGCAGCCGCTCGGGACCCTGCTCATGGGGATATTCATGCTCATCACCACCCTTGTCGCGATGTTCCTGATCCACCCCGGCCTGGCCCTCGTGGCATCCATCGCCATCCCCATGCTGATGGGGCTGGTCTGGCTCCTCGCAAGGGTGGCGGGACCTGCGTTCGCACTCCTCCAGGAGCGTCTCGCCGACCTGAACGGGCTGATGGAAGAAACGATCGCAGGGGAGCGGACGATTATCGCGTTCCGGCAGCAGGATCCCATGGCGGAGCGCCAGGGAATGGTCTCGGAGGAGGCACGCGAGGTAGGCACCAAGGCCCAGGTCCTCTCCCTGGTGATCAACCCTCTCACCGTGCTGGTCACCAACCTGGACGTGGGGATCGTCGCCCTGGTAGGGTCGGTGATGATCATCAACGGCACCCTCACGGTGGGGGTCCTCACCACGTTCCTCTCCCTGACCCTGCTCTTCGTCCTCCCCATGGTCACCATATTTGCCAATTATAACTTCATCCTCTCCGCGGGGGTCAGCGCCCGGCGGATCTTCGCGATAATGGACGAACAGGCGGACGTAGTGGACCGCCCCGGAGCAGTCCCCATCCCCGCGGTCGACGGGCACGTCGTCTTTTCGGACGTGGATTTCTCCTACGTCCCCGGGAGGCAGGTCCTGAAGAAGAACACCTTCGAAGCCCTCCCCGGCCAGATGATCGGGCTCTGCGGCCCCACGGGCGCGGGAAAGAGTACCATCATCAACATTCTCACCCGGTACTACGACATCGACAGCGGAAAGATCGAGATCGACGGGCAGGACCTCTACGGGGTGACCCAGGACAGCCTCCGGAAACAGATCGGGGTGGTCCTCCAGGAGCCCTTCCTCTTCTCGGACACGGTTATGGCCAACCTGCGGTACGGCCGGGAGGCGGCCACCGACGAGGAATGTATCGCCACTGCGAAGGAGGCGAACTGCGACGAGTTCATCACCCGGCTGCCGCAGGGATACGAAACAGTTCTCACGGACGGGGGGAGCAACCTCTCCCAGGGCCAGCGCCAGCTGCTGACTATAGCCCGGGCTATGCTCGCAAATCCCCGGATCCTCATCCTCGACGAGGCGACGAGCAACGTGGACACGAGGACGGAGAAGAACATCCAGGACGCACTCAGGAAACTGCAGGAAGGACGGACCAGCTTCGTGATCGCCCACCGGCTGAGCACCATCAAGAACGCCCACCAGATCCTGGTGATCAACAACGGCGAGATTGTAGAACGGGGGACGCATGAGAGCATGATGGCATCGAAAGGGTTCTATTACGACCTCTATATGAGCCAGTTCAAGGGGAGGATCGCGGATATCCTTCCCGGTGGAAGCGGAGGCGGGAAGGAGGAGAAACGATGA
- a CDS encoding polyphosphate kinase 2 family protein: MIKDKILKRLRVVPGKGVSLKNFGTGWAQNDELKDAGKEAVKERAGEILQANREALSEAQELLWASDSHSVLIVLQGMDTAGKDGTIRHVMSGVNPQGCRVYSFGVPTADELDHDYFWRYILKLPAKGEIGIFNRSYYEEVLVVRVHPELLDKQRLPPGKRGKKFWETRYRDINEFERHLAASGTLILKFFLHISKDEQKKRLLERLENEEKYWKFSLADLAERRYWDEYQDAYEKMLENTSTEHAPWYVIPADYKWAARALVADVITTRIQSLDLHYPAVTPQQMEEIRRAREILREEE, translated from the coding sequence ATGATCAAGGATAAGATTCTCAAAAGACTCCGGGTGGTCCCGGGGAAAGGCGTGTCGCTGAAGAATTTCGGGACCGGCTGGGCCCAGAACGATGAGTTGAAGGATGCGGGAAAGGAAGCGGTGAAAGAGCGGGCGGGGGAGATCCTCCAGGCGAACAGGGAGGCACTTTCCGAGGCACAGGAGCTCCTCTGGGCGAGCGACTCCCATTCGGTGCTGATCGTGCTCCAGGGGATGGACACCGCCGGGAAAGACGGCACCATCCGGCACGTGATGTCCGGGGTGAACCCCCAGGGGTGCAGGGTATACTCGTTCGGCGTCCCCACCGCAGACGAACTGGACCACGATTATTTCTGGCGTTATATCCTGAAACTCCCCGCGAAAGGGGAGATCGGCATCTTCAACCGGTCGTACTACGAGGAGGTGCTGGTGGTCAGGGTTCACCCCGAACTGCTGGACAAACAGCGGCTTCCGCCCGGAAAACGGGGAAAGAAATTCTGGGAGACCCGGTACCGGGACATCAACGAGTTCGAACGTCACCTGGCCGCGAGCGGGACCCTTATCCTGAAGTTCTTCCTCCACATCTCGAAGGACGAGCAGAAGAAACGGCTTCTTGAGCGGTTGGAGAACGAAGAGAAGTACTGGAAGTTCTCGCTCGCCGACCTCGCAGAACGCCGCTACTGGGACGAGTACCAGGATGCCTACGAAAAGATGCTCGAGAACACCAGCACGGAACATGCCCCCTGGTACGTCATCCCTGCGGACTACAAGTGGGCGGCCCGGGCACTGGTTGCCGACGTCATCACGACCAGGATACAGTCGCTCGACCTCCATTACCCTGCGGTCACCCCCCAGCAGATGGAAGAAATACGGCGGGCACGGGAAATTTTGAGAGAAGAGGAATAA